Sequence from the Segatella copri genome:
GTTGGTGGTGGCGGTTTGATTTCCGGTATTGCCTTTGCCATTAAATCACTGAATCCTAAAGTTAAGGTTTATGGTGTTCAGGCAGAAGGAGCAGCAAGTATGGTACAGAGTCTGCACGATCATAAACAGGAGAAGTTGCCTTCTGTAGCGACCGTTGCTGATGGTATTGCCGTGAAGGAACCGGGAAAGATTACCTTCGAAACCTGCTCCAACTATGTAGACGAAATCGTAACCGTGAGCGAAGATGAAATCTGTGCAGCCATTCTGAAACTTATAGAGAGCGAAAAGATGGTAGCTGAGGGTGCAGGTGCGGCAAGCGTGGCTGCCGTGATGTACAACAAGATACCTGTCAAGGGAAAGAAAACCATCTGCGTGGTGAGTGGCGGCAACATCGACGTGACCATCCTGAACCGTGTCATCAACCGTGGTCTGGTCAAGAGCGGCCGTCTCTGCACCATCGAGATGGAGCTTGACGATAAGCCAGGCGAATTGGTTGAGGTAGCATCCGTCATCGCAAGCCTTGGCGGAAACATCACGGGAGTTCATCACGACCGTTCTGCCAATCGCAACAAGGTGAATGCCTGCGTACTCCGACTCACCATGGAGACTCGCGATTCTGAACATGTAAAGGAAATCAAGGGAGCCTTGGAGCAGAAGGGATTCCATCTCTGGATAGTATAACCGTGCAGAGACTTACAAAAATCCATAAAATATAAAAAGAGGGTGCGCCGTCAGTTGATAGCGCACCCTCTTTTTATATATCATTAAAAGCTTTATTACCATCAAGCTCTTTTGTTATTGAGCTTTATCTTTAATAGAGCTACTTTACTTCCTTGAGCAAGCAAGGGCGAACCTTCTCGGTTACACCAGCTTCCTCAGTAATCACGGTAGTGAGAGGCTTGAGATCGGCAGCATTCTTTGCCACCATCACCTTGTAATTACCAGCCTCAACCTGCCACTGACTATCAACCTCATTGAAAGAAGCCAGGTTCTTGTATGGAATGTCGATAGTAACAGTCTCCGACTCACCAGGCTGCAATTTCTTAGTCTTGGCGAAACCACGAAGTTCCCTGGTTGGTTTATCCATATCCTTGCCAGGAGCTGCCACATATACCTGAACAACTTCCTTACCAGCTACCTTACCAGCATTCTTCACAGTCACCAGGACCTTGATATTGCCCTGTGCATCCTTCGTTACCACAGGTTTGCCATACTTAAAGGTAGTATAGCTCATACCATAACCAAAAGGAAAAGATACAGGCACATTCTTAGTCTGGTAATAACGATAACCTACATAAACACCATCATTATACTCGGTGTAATCCACATTCTTCACGTCACCCTTGCTACCGATGCCCTTGCCCATGAACATACCAAGCACATCGTCAACCTTGACAGTCTCAGGGTTAGGGAAATC
This genomic interval carries:
- the ilvA gene encoding threonine ammonia-lyase; translated protein: MLQLDNFYKARFVLSKVIRKTELVHTPRINPESDVYLKPECLQKTGSFKIRGAYYKISQLTDEEKAKGVIACSAGNHAQGVALGATAMGVKSLICLPEGAPISKVEATKRLGAEVCLVPGVYDDAYQKALELKDEHGYTFVHPFDDENVIAGQGTIGLEILDQLPEVEAVVVPVGGGGLISGIAFAIKSLNPKVKVYGVQAEGAASMVQSLHDHKQEKLPSVATVADGIAVKEPGKITFETCSNYVDEIVTVSEDEICAAILKLIESEKMVAEGAGAASVAAVMYNKIPVKGKKTICVVSGGNIDVTILNRVINRGLVKSGRLCTIEMELDDKPGELVEVASVIASLGGNITGVHHDRSANRNKVNACVLRLTMETRDSEHVKEIKGALEQKGFHLWIV